One Nocardia iowensis DNA window includes the following coding sequences:
- a CDS encoding carboxymuconolactone decarboxylase family protein — protein MTDNGSADSVRQRGLAKMAEVYGTEFKDYPGSHFAVTADHLFADIWSRPALSIRDRRLLLLGALTAQGAIDTAGIQIGAALRNEELTEEQLHEIAVFLCHYVGWPNGTKLDLLVGTIVAQQKKSARQSEGPKHD, from the coding sequence ATGACCGACAACGGTTCCGCCGATTCCGTCCGCCAGCGCGGACTGGCCAAGATGGCCGAGGTCTACGGCACCGAATTCAAGGACTATCCCGGCAGCCACTTCGCCGTCACCGCCGACCACCTGTTCGCCGACATCTGGTCGCGTCCGGCGCTGTCCATCCGGGACCGGCGACTGCTGCTGCTCGGGGCCCTCACCGCACAGGGGGCCATCGACACCGCTGGCATCCAGATCGGCGCAGCGCTGCGCAACGAGGAGCTCACCGAGGAGCAGCTACACGAGATCGCGGTATTCCTCTGTCATTACGTCGGTTGGCCGAACGGCACCAAACTCGATCTGTTGGTGGGCACCATTGTGGCGCAACAGAAAAAGTCCGCCCGCCAGAGTGAAGGACCGAAACATGACTGA
- a CDS encoding TetR/AcrR family transcriptional regulator — protein MSEPDSVILEATRRRLSGKQADTVDKLTRSAVEVLAREGFAGMTIRMVAAAAGVGTATAYTYFSSKEHLVAEIFWRRLISAPSPASEDADPTVRVIAELRNIAMLVADEQELSGAVTSALLGRDPDVEHLRGRIGTEIRKRIIRALGPDPDPDVVESLELLYAGALVRAGMGYGSYSEIADRIEKSALLILN, from the coding sequence ATGTCCGAACCCGATTCCGTCATTCTCGAGGCGACCCGCCGCAGGCTGTCCGGAAAGCAGGCCGACACCGTCGACAAGCTCACCAGGTCGGCGGTGGAAGTGCTTGCCCGCGAAGGATTCGCGGGAATGACGATCCGGATGGTCGCAGCGGCGGCGGGGGTCGGTACGGCGACCGCGTACACGTATTTCTCCTCGAAGGAACATCTGGTCGCCGAGATCTTCTGGCGGCGTTTGATTTCCGCGCCGTCACCGGCGAGCGAGGATGCGGACCCGACCGTCCGGGTGATCGCCGAATTGCGGAACATCGCCATGCTGGTGGCCGACGAGCAGGAGCTGTCCGGCGCCGTGACCAGCGCGCTGCTCGGCCGCGATCCCGATGTCGAGCATCTGCGCGGCCGCATCGGCACCGAGATCCGCAAGCGGATCATCCGCGCCCTCGGGCCGGACCCGGATCCCGATGTCGTCGAGTCATTGGAGTTGCTGTACGCGGGCGCGCTCGTGCGGGCGGGCATGGGCTACGGGTCGTATTCGGAGATCGCCGACCGCATCGAGAAGTCGGCGTTGCTCATCCTGAACTAG
- a CDS encoding SDR family oxidoreductase has translation MARFAGRSVIVTGAAQGIGAAYAAALAAEGAKVVVADKNAEGGQAMVEKITADGGTAVFGQVDVSDPESATALAELTVAEFGGIDHLVNNAAIYGEMKVNLLLTVPWDYYKKFMSVNMDGALNMTRAVWPHMRKTGGSIVNQSSTAAWMYASFYGLAKVGINGLTQQLAFELGGSNIRINTIAPGPIDTEATKAVTPGVIVEDMVNRLPLKRMGTPADLVGACLFLLSDEAGWVTGQIFNVDGGQVFR, from the coding sequence ATGGCCCGTTTCGCGGGAAGATCCGTCATTGTCACCGGTGCCGCACAGGGCATCGGTGCCGCCTACGCCGCGGCCCTGGCCGCCGAGGGCGCGAAAGTCGTTGTCGCCGACAAGAATGCCGAGGGCGGCCAGGCGATGGTAGAGAAGATCACCGCAGACGGTGGCACCGCCGTGTTCGGCCAGGTCGACGTGTCCGATCCTGAATCCGCCACGGCCCTGGCCGAATTGACCGTCGCCGAATTCGGCGGGATCGACCATCTCGTCAACAACGCCGCGATCTACGGCGAGATGAAGGTCAATCTGCTGCTCACCGTGCCATGGGACTACTACAAGAAGTTCATGAGCGTGAACATGGACGGCGCGCTGAATATGACCCGCGCCGTCTGGCCGCACATGCGCAAGACCGGCGGTTCGATCGTCAACCAATCGTCCACCGCCGCATGGATGTACGCCAGTTTCTACGGTTTGGCCAAGGTCGGCATCAACGGTCTGACCCAGCAGCTGGCGTTCGAGCTGGGTGGGTCGAACATCCGGATCAACACCATCGCACCGGGCCCCATCGACACCGAGGCCACCAAGGCGGTGACACCCGGGGTAATCGTGGAGGATATGGTGAATCGGCTGCCGCTCAAGCGAATGGGGACACCGGCGGATCTGGTCGGCGCCTGCCTCTTCCTACTCTCCGACGAGGCGGGCTGGGTCACCGGGCAGATCTTCAATGTCGACGGCGGGCAGGTCTTCCGCTGA
- a CDS encoding NAD(P)-dependent oxidoreductase — MSDARIGFIGIGAMGAPMATRLLDWPGGLTVCDVRADAVLPYTAAGAGAADSPARLAEQATIISVAVVNDAQVRDVITGPQGLLRSAAPETVVAVHSTISDRTAEELAAECATHGVEFIDAPVSGGAPGATRGTLAVMVGGSDAAFERIRAPFGCFADLIVYAGPVGAGTRMKLARNLLHFIAFTAATEAQRLAEAAGLDLKVLGKVVRHSDAVTGGPGAIMLRDRTAPIEDGDFWLPILRHVRDLGEKDLGLALDLGNRLDVTLPLAELALEQLGQGLGVGASERHSS, encoded by the coding sequence ATGAGCGACGCCAGGATCGGTTTCATCGGCATCGGCGCCATGGGGGCGCCGATGGCCACCCGGCTACTCGACTGGCCCGGCGGGCTCACGGTGTGTGATGTGCGGGCCGACGCGGTGCTGCCGTACACCGCGGCCGGTGCCGGAGCCGCCGACTCCCCCGCCCGTTTGGCCGAGCAGGCCACGATCATTTCGGTGGCCGTGGTGAACGACGCGCAGGTGCGCGACGTGATCACCGGACCCCAGGGCCTGTTGCGCAGTGCCGCACCGGAAACTGTCGTGGCCGTGCACTCGACCATCAGCGACCGCACCGCCGAAGAACTGGCCGCCGAATGCGCCACGCACGGCGTCGAATTCATCGATGCACCGGTGAGCGGCGGAGCACCGGGCGCCACACGGGGCACGCTCGCGGTCATGGTCGGCGGCAGCGACGCGGCCTTCGAGCGGATCCGTGCGCCGTTCGGTTGTTTCGCCGATCTGATCGTGTATGCCGGGCCGGTCGGCGCGGGCACGCGAATGAAGCTGGCGCGCAATCTGCTCCACTTCATCGCGTTCACCGCGGCCACCGAGGCGCAGCGGCTGGCCGAGGCGGCCGGACTCGACCTGAAGGTGCTCGGCAAGGTGGTCAGGCATTCCGATGCCGTCACCGGCGGGCCCGGCGCCATCATGCTGCGCGACCGCACCGCGCCGATCGAGGATGGCGACTTCTGGCTGCCGATCCTGCGGCACGTGCGTGATCTCGGTGAGAAGGACCTCGGTCTCGCCCTCGACCTCGGCAACCGACTCGACGTCACCCTCCCCCTCGCCGAACTCGCCCTCGAGCAGCTCGGGCAAGGGCTCGGCGTCGGCGCATCCGAAAGGCACAGCTCATGA
- a CDS encoding SDR family oxidoreductase, whose amino-acid sequence MDAGTVIVTGGSRGIGAATAHLLARAGRRVCIAYRADAAAAEAVATDIAAAGGTALAVRADMSSPTDIAALFSTVDTELGPLRGLVNNAATLETQCRVDELDAARLHRVMTVNVVAPMLCAKHAIQRMSTSHGGTGGAIVNVSSAAARLGSPGEYVDYAASKGALDTFTRGLSVEVAAEGIRVNAVRPGFIHTDMHAQGGEPGRVDRIAPTLPMRRGGRPEEVAEAIAWLLSERASYVTGTFIDLAGGR is encoded by the coding sequence GTGGATGCGGGAACAGTGATCGTCACCGGCGGCAGTCGCGGTATCGGCGCCGCCACCGCCCACCTGCTCGCGAGGGCGGGCCGCCGCGTCTGCATCGCCTATCGCGCCGACGCGGCGGCGGCCGAGGCGGTGGCCACCGACATCGCCGCCGCGGGCGGCACCGCGCTCGCGGTGCGCGCCGACATGAGCAGTCCCACGGACATCGCCGCGCTGTTCAGCACCGTCGACACCGAGCTCGGACCACTCCGCGGCCTGGTCAACAATGCGGCGACGCTCGAAACCCAATGTCGGGTAGACGAACTCGACGCCGCACGGCTGCACCGCGTGATGACCGTCAACGTCGTCGCCCCGATGCTGTGCGCGAAACACGCGATCCAGCGCATGTCCACCTCGCACGGTGGCACGGGTGGCGCGATCGTCAATGTGTCGTCGGCGGCCGCGCGCCTCGGCTCACCCGGCGAGTACGTCGATTACGCGGCGAGCAAGGGCGCCCTCGACACCTTCACCCGCGGACTCTCCGTCGAAGTCGCCGCGGAAGGCATCCGCGTCAACGCCGTCCGACCGGGCTTCATCCACACCGATATGCACGCTCAGGGCGGTGAGCCCGGCCGGGTCGACCGGATCGCCCCGACCCTGCCGATGCGCCGCGGCGGTCGCCCGGAGGAAGTCGCTGAAGCCATCGCGTGGCTGCTGTCCGAGCGCGCCTCGTACGTAACCGGCACCTTTATCGATCTCGCAGGCGGGCGCTAG
- a CDS encoding aldehyde dehydrogenase: protein MSSLLPADGARLLIGGKLVEGADGVFATVNPATEEVLGHAANASAADLDAAVTAASTAFDETDWSRDHAFRAHCLEQLRTALRSHIEELRALTIAEAGAPAMFTRGPQLEGPVADLAYSASLAETYSWETDLGTAEPMGIKTRRVLRREPVGVVGAITPWNFPHQITFAKLGPALAAGNTVVLKPAPDTPWCAAAVGAILAEETDIPAGVVNIVTSADHGLGARLTEHPGVDLISFTGSTQTGRAVMRGAATTLKKAFLELGGKSAFIVLDDANIAAACGVAAFSVCVHAGQGCAITTRLLVPRAAYAEAVQAAAATLAGIRPGDPADPRTVCGPLISARQRARVERYLEIARAEGGRIVTGGGRPTNHERGFFIEPTLIADVPNSATVAQEEIFGPVLVVIPYDGDDDAIRLANDSPYGLSGSVWGTDPERIRRVTDGVRTGTLSVNGGVWYSADAPFGGYKQSGIGREMGIAGFEEYLETKLIATAG from the coding sequence ATGAGCAGCCTTCTCCCCGCCGACGGTGCGCGCCTGCTGATCGGCGGCAAGCTGGTCGAGGGCGCGGACGGAGTGTTCGCCACCGTGAATCCGGCGACCGAAGAGGTCCTCGGGCACGCGGCGAACGCGAGCGCCGCGGACTTGGACGCGGCAGTTACCGCGGCCAGCACCGCATTCGACGAGACCGACTGGTCCCGCGACCATGCCTTCCGCGCGCACTGCCTCGAACAGCTGCGCACCGCACTGCGATCCCACATCGAAGAACTGCGCGCGCTCACCATCGCCGAGGCGGGCGCGCCCGCCATGTTCACCCGTGGCCCGCAGTTGGAGGGCCCGGTCGCCGACCTCGCCTACTCCGCCTCGCTGGCCGAAACCTACAGCTGGGAAACGGATCTCGGCACCGCGGAACCCATGGGTATCAAGACCCGCCGGGTATTGCGCCGCGAGCCCGTCGGGGTGGTCGGCGCGATCACCCCATGGAACTTCCCGCACCAGATCACCTTCGCCAAACTCGGTCCCGCGCTCGCCGCCGGAAATACCGTGGTGCTCAAGCCCGCTCCGGACACACCGTGGTGCGCGGCGGCCGTCGGCGCGATCCTGGCCGAGGAGACCGACATCCCGGCGGGCGTGGTGAACATCGTGACCTCCGCCGACCACGGGCTCGGCGCGCGGCTCACCGAACATCCCGGCGTCGACCTGATCAGCTTCACGGGTTCGACTCAGACCGGTCGAGCCGTGATGCGCGGCGCCGCAACGACACTCAAGAAGGCGTTCCTGGAGCTCGGCGGCAAGTCGGCGTTCATCGTGCTCGACGACGCGAATATCGCGGCAGCCTGCGGGGTGGCCGCGTTCTCGGTGTGCGTGCACGCCGGGCAAGGCTGCGCCATCACCACCCGGCTGCTCGTCCCGCGCGCGGCCTACGCCGAGGCGGTGCAGGCGGCCGCGGCAACGCTCGCCGGGATCCGACCCGGCGATCCGGCCGACCCGCGGACGGTCTGCGGGCCACTCATCTCCGCACGCCAGCGCGCCAGGGTGGAGCGCTACCTCGAGATCGCGCGGGCCGAGGGCGGCCGCATCGTGACCGGTGGCGGGCGACCGACGAATCACGAACGCGGCTTCTTCATCGAGCCGACCCTGATCGCGGACGTACCGAACTCCGCGACCGTCGCCCAGGAAGAGATCTTCGGCCCCGTGCTGGTGGTCATTCCATACGACGGCGACGACGACGCCATCCGGCTCGCCAACGACTCCCCCTACGGGCTGTCCGGCTCGGTGTGGGGTACCGACCCGGAGCGGATCCGCCGCGTCACCGACGGGGTGCGGACCGGGACGTTGAGCGTGAACGGCGGCGTCTGGTATTCCGCCGACGCGCCGTTCGGCGGGTACAAGCAGTCCGGCATCGGCCGGGAGATGGGCATCGCCGGGTTCGAGGAATACCTGGAAACCAAGCTGATCGCGACCGCTGGATAA
- a CDS encoding FAD-dependent oxidoreductase, whose protein sequence is MTDANPLRPLRASGITEWDQQADVVVAGYGIAGVCAAIEAARAGADVLILERTGGWGGAAAMAGGFIYLGGGTPLQQALGFEDTPENMETFLLAALGPGVDKAKIADYCRGSVEHYNWLVSCGVPFREAFWGEPGWEPPHDEGLMYSGGENAAPFNAIAKPAPRGHVPQLADKKIGRKSGGYMLMKPLAETAESLGVRVEYDLRIGRLVVDDDDRVVGVMAKRYGKTVAIRADRGLVLATGSFAYHQQMIEGYAPRLIGRPAAAIEEHDGIGIRVAQALGAELAHMDATEVAFFGDPQLMARGILVNGRGQRFIAEDTYPGRIGQATLIQQDNQAYLVIDEAAYEAGLATETATPFFRQPPTWAAETVAELEADMGLPTLALQSTVDCYNLHAADGKDPLLGKKPEWVRPLRGSLAAFDMRGFTAGFTLGGLRTDLDSRVLHVSGAPIPGLYAAGRCTSGLCAGGYVSGASLGDGSFYGRRAGLAAAKN, encoded by the coding sequence ATGACTGACGCCAACCCCCTTCGTCCGTTGCGTGCGAGCGGCATCACCGAGTGGGACCAGCAGGCCGATGTCGTCGTCGCGGGCTACGGCATCGCCGGGGTCTGCGCGGCGATCGAAGCGGCGAGGGCAGGCGCCGACGTGCTGATCCTGGAACGCACCGGCGGCTGGGGCGGCGCGGCCGCGATGGCGGGCGGCTTCATCTACCTCGGCGGCGGCACCCCACTCCAGCAGGCACTCGGCTTCGAGGACACCCCCGAGAACATGGAGACCTTCCTGCTCGCGGCGCTCGGCCCCGGCGTGGACAAAGCCAAGATCGCCGACTACTGCCGCGGCAGCGTCGAACACTATAACTGGCTCGTCTCCTGCGGAGTGCCGTTCCGGGAGGCGTTTTGGGGTGAGCCAGGGTGGGAGCCCCCGCACGACGAGGGGCTGATGTACTCCGGCGGCGAGAACGCCGCCCCGTTCAACGCGATCGCGAAACCGGCGCCGCGCGGCCATGTTCCGCAGCTGGCCGACAAGAAGATCGGCCGCAAGAGCGGCGGCTACATGCTGATGAAGCCGCTGGCCGAGACCGCCGAATCCCTCGGTGTCCGAGTCGAATACGACCTGCGGATCGGTCGTCTCGTGGTGGACGACGACGATCGCGTCGTCGGGGTGATGGCCAAGCGTTACGGTAAGACTGTGGCGATCCGCGCCGATCGCGGACTCGTCTTGGCCACCGGCAGTTTCGCCTACCACCAGCAGATGATCGAAGGCTACGCGCCGCGACTGATCGGCAGGCCCGCGGCCGCGATCGAGGAGCACGACGGGATCGGTATCCGGGTCGCGCAGGCGCTCGGCGCGGAACTGGCGCACATGGACGCGACCGAGGTGGCGTTCTTCGGCGACCCGCAGCTGATGGCACGCGGCATCCTGGTCAACGGGCGCGGCCAGCGGTTCATCGCCGAGGACACCTATCCCGGCCGGATCGGCCAGGCGACGCTCATCCAGCAGGACAACCAGGCATATCTGGTCATCGACGAGGCCGCCTACGAGGCCGGGCTGGCCACCGAGACCGCTACCCCCTTCTTCCGGCAGCCGCCGACCTGGGCGGCCGAAACGGTGGCGGAGCTGGAGGCCGACATGGGGCTGCCGACGCTGGCGTTGCAGTCCACTGTCGACTGCTACAACCTGCACGCCGCCGACGGCAAGGACCCATTGCTCGGCAAGAAGCCGGAATGGGTTCGCCCGCTGCGAGGTTCGCTGGCCGCGTTCGACATGCGCGGTTTCACCGCGGGTTTCACCCTCGGCGGGTTGCGCACCGACCTCGATTCGCGGGTGCTGCACGTTTCCGGTGCGCCCATCCCCGGCCTCTACGCCGCGGGGCGCTGCACCTCCGGGCTGTGCGCGGGCGGCTACGTGAGCGGGGCCTCGCTCGGTGACGGCAGTTTCTACGGCCGCAGGGCCGGCTTGGCCGCGGCCAAGAACTGA